A DNA window from Cobetia marina contains the following coding sequences:
- a CDS encoding patatin-like phospholipase family protein, protein MSKLILSLDGGGIRGAATARFLMHVDATLKRDHQTTLRACVDFYAGTSTGSLIALALATTDMSLEDINGLYSATNARKIFVDNRGWFELDGINAPRYEAKGKSAMLKKHLGQAKLRDVPDGKQVLVVTYGIERRRPHVLKSSKCEHHKLLAWQVADASSAAPTYFPTRDMKLGTDNEQTWLIDGGVIANNPTMCAIAEACRLWPQDTRRVLSIGTGTRTRKINGPDSQHWGAVQWMLEGSLIDVLSDEKVVGYQAITISPPGSYIRVNAEMRPQPGLPRAPDDAMDDISVTNIQRLKGMGDFWFAQYGEAAVALIMDHYRGPSLDRIDPATGKPEAYEPH, encoded by the coding sequence ATGTCCAAGCTGATTCTCTCGCTGGATGGTGGCGGCATACGTGGGGCAGCTACCGCCCGGTTTCTGATGCATGTCGATGCGACACTCAAGCGCGACCATCAGACCACACTGCGCGCCTGCGTCGATTTCTACGCAGGCACCTCTACCGGCAGCCTGATCGCGCTGGCGCTGGCTACCACCGACATGAGCCTCGAAGACATCAACGGGCTCTACAGCGCAACCAATGCCAGGAAGATCTTCGTCGACAATCGTGGCTGGTTCGAACTCGATGGCATCAATGCGCCCAGGTACGAGGCCAAAGGCAAGAGCGCGATGCTCAAGAAGCATCTCGGCCAGGCCAAGCTCCGGGATGTCCCTGACGGCAAGCAGGTCCTCGTCGTCACCTACGGGATCGAGAGACGCCGCCCGCATGTGCTGAAGTCCAGCAAGTGCGAGCACCACAAGCTGCTGGCCTGGCAGGTGGCGGATGCCTCGAGCGCCGCGCCCACCTACTTCCCGACCCGCGACATGAAACTCGGGACGGACAATGAGCAGACCTGGCTGATCGATGGTGGCGTGATCGCCAACAACCCGACCATGTGCGCCATCGCCGAGGCCTGTCGACTGTGGCCGCAGGACACCCGGCGCGTGCTGTCGATCGGTACCGGGACGCGCACGCGCAAGATCAACGGCCCGGATTCCCAGCATTGGGGCGCGGTGCAGTGGATGCTGGAAGGCAGTCTGATCGACGTGCTCTCCGACGAGAAGGTCGTCGGCTATCAGGCCATCACCATCTCGCCGCCGGGCAGCTACATCCGCGTCAACGCCGAGATGCGCCCGCAACCGGGATTGCCCAGGGCGCCTGACGATGCGATGGACGACATCAGCGTCACCAATATCCAGCGCCTCAAGGGCATGGGCGACTTCTGGTTCGCGCAGTACGGCGAGGCAGCGGTGGCGCTGATCATGGACCACTATCGTGGCCCGTCGCTGGACCGCATCGACCCCGCCACCGGCAAGCCCGAGGCCTATGAGCCTCACTGA